In Aquimarina sp. TRL1, a single window of DNA contains:
- a CDS encoding aldo/keto reductase, producing MRYTKLPNTDIKVSKICLGSMTWGEQNTEKEGHEQLDYAMSQGVNFIDTAELYSIPSRKETQGSTEKIIGSWLQKNKNRDQLIIASKIVGPAEFTAHIREGKFVKSEFEDAIHKSLERLQTDYIDLYQLHWPERNTNFFGKLGYSHYEKELWEDNFAAVLQSLEGFIQSGKIRHIGLSNETPYGVMRYIEEARKGAPKMITVQNPYSLLNRKDEIGLTEVLHRENVGHLPYSPLGFGQLTGKYLDATPENARVTLFPQYSRYHNENSFKATRAYNEIAKKYGISLTQMSLAFVTDRPFVTSNIIGATSVAQLKENIDSINLTLSKEILKEINAVHADNPNPAP from the coding sequence ATGAGATATACAAAATTGCCGAATACAGATATTAAGGTGAGTAAAATTTGCTTAGGTTCGATGACCTGGGGGGAGCAAAACACAGAAAAAGAAGGGCATGAACAATTGGATTATGCCATGAGTCAAGGGGTGAATTTTATTGATACCGCAGAATTGTATTCCATTCCTTCCAGAAAAGAAACACAAGGGAGTACGGAAAAAATTATTGGTTCATGGTTGCAAAAGAACAAGAATAGAGATCAGCTGATAATTGCTTCTAAGATTGTTGGTCCTGCAGAGTTTACAGCACATATAAGAGAAGGTAAGTTTGTGAAATCTGAGTTCGAAGACGCTATACATAAAAGTTTAGAAAGGTTGCAGACAGACTATATAGACTTATACCAATTGCATTGGCCGGAAAGAAATACGAATTTTTTTGGCAAATTAGGATATAGTCATTACGAAAAAGAGCTTTGGGAGGATAATTTCGCGGCAGTATTACAAAGTTTGGAAGGATTTATACAGTCTGGTAAGATAAGGCATATAGGATTGTCTAATGAGACACCTTATGGGGTGATGCGTTATATTGAAGAAGCCCGAAAAGGTGCTCCGAAAATGATTACGGTTCAAAACCCATACAGTTTGTTAAACAGAAAAGATGAAATAGGGTTGACTGAGGTGTTGCATAGAGAAAATGTAGGACATTTGCCATACTCTCCTTTAGGCTTTGGACAATTGACTGGAAAGTATTTAGACGCCACTCCTGAAAATGCAAGAGTTACACTATTTCCTCAATATTCCAGATATCATAATGAGAATTCATTTAAGGCGACGCGTGCCTATAATGAGATCGCCAAAAAATATGGGATTAGTCTTACGCAGATGTCTTTGGCATTTGTTACAGACCGACCTTTTGTAACAAGTAATATTATCGGGGCAACATCTGTAGCACAATTAAAAGAAAATATTGATAGTATTAATCTAACATTGTCGAAAGAAATTCTAAAAGAAATTAATGCAGTACATGCGGATAATCCTAACCCAGCTCCTTAA